Proteins co-encoded in one Polynucleobacter sp. MG-6-Vaara-E2 genomic window:
- the trmB gene encoding tRNA (guanosine(46)-N7)-methyltransferase TrmB, with protein sequence MIDRVGKKEAKRFDRIRSFVLRAGRTTAGQQRAIDELGPRFLIPYQDQNLDLIGAFEGSRNPKILEIGFGMGETTAKIAALRSDDDFLAIEVHPPGVGALLKLIGENNLTNLRLIRHDAVEVLENMIAPDSLDGIHIYFADPWHKKRHHKRRLIQAEFVRLLASRLKNGGYLHLATDWHNYAEQMLLVLNAEPTLQNTSGQKIKIETFGIEDIASPELVAKESNEFKPSAGQLSASHLGYVDRPSYRPITKFENRGIKLGHGVWDLVYLKK encoded by the coding sequence TTGATCGATCGAGTAGGAAAAAAAGAGGCAAAACGTTTTGACCGAATTCGTTCATTTGTTCTGCGCGCCGGAAGAACTACTGCAGGGCAACAGCGCGCAATTGATGAGCTAGGCCCGCGCTTTCTGATCCCTTATCAAGATCAGAATTTAGATTTAATCGGTGCGTTTGAGGGTTCTCGAAATCCTAAAATTCTGGAAATTGGTTTTGGTATGGGTGAGACCACTGCCAAGATTGCTGCTTTACGAAGTGATGATGATTTCCTGGCCATTGAAGTTCATCCCCCTGGGGTGGGCGCACTCCTAAAGTTGATTGGTGAAAATAATCTCACAAATCTGCGTCTGATTCGCCACGATGCAGTAGAGGTTCTTGAGAATATGATTGCGCCTGATTCTTTAGATGGCATTCATATTTACTTTGCAGATCCTTGGCATAAGAAACGTCACCATAAACGCCGCCTTATTCAAGCAGAATTTGTTAGGCTGTTGGCTTCCCGATTAAAGAATGGGGGATATTTACATCTCGCGACAGATTGGCATAACTATGCAGAGCAAATGTTATTAGTTCTCAATGCAGAGCCAACTCTTCAAAATACCTCTGGTCAGAAAATCAAGATTGAAACCTTCGGTATAGAAGATATTGCTTCACCAGAATTGGTAGCAAAAGAATCTAATGAATTTAAGCCTAGTGCTGGGCAATTAAGCGCTTCTCACTTGGGTTATGTGGATCGACCAAGTTATCGCCCGATAACCAAGTTTGAAAATCGTGGCATCAAGCTAGGCCACGGTGTATGGGATTTAGTTTATCTCAAAAAGTAA
- the ribH gene encoding 6,7-dimethyl-8-ribityllumazine synthase → MTDSNNDFVGVLEADLNGQDLRIGIVQARFNEDYCVALTNACISELIALGVSQSDIKLVTVPGALEIPFALQKLAETGEFDGLVALGAVIRGETYHFELVSNESASGITRISIDSGLPIANGVLTCDTDEQAKVRVNVKGTDCAKAVVEMANLALALTPDIDFEMNDGQE, encoded by the coding sequence ATGACCGATTCCAATAACGATTTTGTAGGCGTACTAGAGGCAGACCTAAATGGCCAAGATTTACGCATTGGCATCGTTCAGGCTCGCTTCAATGAAGATTATTGCGTTGCTTTGACAAATGCATGCATCAGCGAATTAATTGCTTTGGGCGTTTCTCAATCAGACATTAAACTGGTTACCGTTCCTGGCGCACTTGAAATTCCTTTTGCACTTCAAAAGCTCGCTGAAACAGGTGAGTTTGATGGTCTTGTTGCTTTGGGCGCTGTGATTCGTGGTGAGACCTACCATTTTGAACTGGTATCTAACGAATCTGCTTCTGGCATTACTCGCATCTCTATCGACTCTGGTTTACCAATTGCCAACGGGGTACTAACCTGCGATACCGATGAGCAAGCAAAAGTCCGCGTGAATGTGAAAGGAACCGACTGTGCCAAAGCTGTTGTAGAAATGGCTAATCTTGCTCTGGCACTAACGCCTGATATTGATTTTGAAATGAATGATGGTCAGGAGTAA
- a CDS encoding riboflavin synthase — MFTGIITAVGQIKSAQAKGDGLHLIIKVPSGYLDDVALGDSIAIQGACMTATNFEGDTFSLDISRESLNKTVGLDKAGPVNLEKALRLNDRLGGHLVSGHVDGVGKVAHFAQVAQDAYGSWLLRIEASKDLAPYLAYKGSIVVNGVSLTVNKTEDTAHACIVDINLIPHTLQSTTLGNLKQGDIVNLEIDLIARYVARMLETQTK; from the coding sequence ATGTTTACTGGAATTATTACTGCTGTCGGTCAAATTAAAAGTGCTCAAGCAAAGGGTGATGGCCTTCACTTGATTATTAAAGTGCCATCTGGCTACTTGGATGATGTAGCACTGGGCGATAGTATTGCTATTCAGGGCGCTTGCATGACTGCAACGAATTTTGAAGGCGATACTTTTTCTTTAGATATTTCTCGCGAGTCTTTAAATAAAACGGTTGGTCTAGATAAAGCCGGTCCAGTGAACTTGGAAAAGGCGCTACGATTAAATGACCGTCTGGGTGGCCATCTAGTCAGCGGTCACGTTGATGGTGTTGGTAAGGTGGCGCACTTTGCACAAGTGGCTCAAGATGCCTACGGCTCTTGGCTTTTGAGAATTGAAGCTTCAAAGGACTTGGCCCCATACCTGGCTTATAAGGGCTCTATTGTTGTCAACGGAGTCTCCCTTACAGTGAATAAAACAGAAGATACGGCTCATGCATGCATCGTTGATATCAATCTGATTCCGCACACCTTACAAAGTACGACGCTTGGCAATCTGAAGCAGGGTGACATTGTCAATTTAGAGATCGATTTGATTGCGCGCTATGTTGCGCGCATGCTTGAGACTCAGACTAAGTAA
- the ribD gene encoding bifunctional diaminohydroxyphosphoribosylaminopyrimidine deaminase/5-amino-6-(5-phosphoribosylamino)uracil reductase RibD, with protein sequence MYTAVDHQWMSEALAEAQKALYLANPNPRVGCVIVKDGQVIGRGFTQQVGGPHAEIQALADVKANGKDPAGSTICVTLEPCSHTGRTPPCVDALIAARPAKVIVAMSDPNPLVAGNGLEKLKVAGIEVQCGLMEVEARALNRGFISRMTRGLPWVRLKIAASLDGKTALPNGESQWITGPLARADGHHWRAQACAIVTGVGTIKEDDPTLNVRDVQTQRQPWRIIVDSKLETPLTAKILNDVDQSGVIIVCANLGSLDSQQKAKAFEARGIEVIAMANNFGKVDLPKLFAYLAREREMNEIHVESGFKLNGSMLREDCVDELLLYYAPFFMGEGIGMANVPTLPSLKSRKDWQIIDQSLIGDDFRLRLIKR encoded by the coding sequence ATGTACACCGCTGTTGATCACCAATGGATGAGCGAGGCATTAGCCGAGGCTCAAAAAGCACTTTATTTAGCTAACCCTAATCCTCGGGTGGGCTGTGTCATCGTGAAAGATGGGCAAGTCATTGGGCGTGGATTTACTCAACAGGTTGGTGGGCCTCATGCTGAAATTCAGGCTTTAGCCGATGTCAAAGCTAACGGAAAAGACCCTGCGGGATCGACGATCTGTGTCACTTTAGAGCCCTGTAGTCATACTGGGCGAACCCCGCCCTGTGTTGATGCCTTGATTGCCGCTAGGCCGGCAAAAGTGATTGTAGCCATGAGTGATCCAAATCCTCTGGTTGCGGGAAATGGTTTGGAGAAGCTAAAAGTTGCCGGCATTGAAGTGCAATGCGGCCTAATGGAAGTAGAGGCTCGCGCCCTCAATCGCGGATTTATCTCCAGAATGACTCGTGGCTTGCCATGGGTACGCCTGAAGATTGCTGCAAGCCTTGATGGAAAAACGGCCCTGCCAAATGGCGAGAGTCAATGGATTACTGGACCTCTCGCTAGGGCAGATGGACATCATTGGCGTGCTCAAGCTTGTGCAATCGTGACTGGAGTAGGTACCATTAAAGAGGATGATCCCACCCTCAATGTACGAGACGTTCAAACACAACGTCAGCCGTGGCGAATTATCGTAGATTCTAAATTGGAGACTCCATTAACAGCAAAAATTCTGAATGATGTTGATCAATCTGGCGTCATCATTGTTTGCGCAAATTTAGGTAGTCTAGATAGTCAACAAAAAGCCAAAGCTTTCGAAGCTCGTGGCATTGAAGTAATCGCCATGGCCAACAATTTTGGAAAAGTCGATCTACCAAAACTCTTTGCTTATCTAGCAAGAGAGCGTGAGATGAATGAAATTCATGTGGAGTCTGGCTTTAAGCTCAATGGTTCTATGCTCAGAGAAGATTGTGTAGATGAGTTGTTACTTTATTACGCCCCATTTTTTATGGGTGAGGGCATCGGTATGGCTAATGTGCCAACATTACCCTCTTTAAAATCCCGCAAAGATTGGCAAATCATTGATCAGTCCTTAATTGGCGATGATTTTAGGCTTAGACTGATAAAACGCTAA
- a CDS encoding Tfp pilus assembly protein FimT/FimU: MSKKHHRESGTSLLELMAVVLIVAISATVTMPLLQEQIAIREIELVARRFIAHTHFARQQALHLGGSVSLEPRLSGKWDAGWIITSGCIGKISKPSCMNKTWFSQDGTKPIFFKGGGRYFTDPHTGKVGILFNAAGAAKTIHGGFVANRLVLGHRRVPGLERHLILGSGGRWRICDPSKDARRCH; encoded by the coding sequence TTGAGTAAAAAGCACCACCGTGAGTCAGGCACAAGTTTATTGGAGTTGATGGCGGTAGTTTTAATTGTTGCAATCTCTGCAACTGTCACGATGCCATTATTGCAAGAACAGATTGCAATCCGAGAAATAGAATTAGTAGCAAGACGGTTTATTGCTCACACTCATTTTGCTCGTCAGCAAGCGTTGCATTTGGGTGGATCAGTCAGTCTTGAACCACGCTTGAGTGGCAAATGGGATGCTGGATGGATTATTACTAGTGGCTGTATAGGCAAGATCAGCAAACCCTCTTGTATGAATAAGACATGGTTTTCTCAGGATGGGACCAAGCCTATTTTCTTTAAGGGCGGGGGTAGGTACTTTACTGATCCGCACACGGGCAAAGTGGGGATTCTGTTTAATGCCGCAGGGGCAGCTAAGACGATTCATGGGGGATTTGTGGCGAACCGCTTGGTTTTAGGTCATCGCAGGGTGCCAGGCTTGGAGCGACATCTCATATTGGGTAGTGGCGGGCGTTGGCGTATCTGCGACCCCTCTAAAGATGCGAGGCGTTGCCATTGA
- the queC gene encoding 7-cyano-7-deazaguanine synthase QueC produces the protein MSKLSAAFENLAPRKPGAPAVILFSGGLDSTTVLALAKDLGYTPYALSVGYGQRHSSELAAAKHIAKQVGVARHEVVNLDLTRFGGSALTDSSIAVPIVPGKDQEIPVTYVPARNTILLSLALGWAEALGGLDIFYGANSVDYSGYPDCRPEYVASFEAMANLATKAGVEAINNENRFRVHAPIINLTKAEIIQLGNTLGVDYAQTVSCYQANDLGEACGECESCRLRQVGFKQAHVSDPTRYRKNK, from the coding sequence ATGTCTAAGTTGTCGGCCGCATTTGAGAATCTTGCACCACGCAAACCTGGAGCGCCGGCAGTCATCTTATTTTCAGGTGGCTTAGATTCCACCACAGTCTTAGCACTCGCTAAAGATTTGGGATACACGCCCTATGCTTTATCAGTAGGCTATGGTCAACGCCACTCTTCTGAATTAGCCGCAGCAAAACACATTGCCAAGCAAGTGGGTGTTGCTCGTCATGAAGTAGTCAATTTGGATTTAACGCGTTTTGGAGGTTCAGCATTAACTGACTCATCAATTGCAGTGCCCATTGTTCCTGGCAAAGATCAAGAAATCCCCGTTACTTATGTGCCTGCGCGCAATACGATTTTGTTGTCCCTAGCTTTAGGTTGGGCAGAAGCCCTGGGCGGTTTAGATATTTTCTACGGCGCAAACTCAGTGGATTACTCTGGCTATCCAGATTGTCGTCCGGAATATGTAGCCTCCTTTGAGGCAATGGCGAACCTCGCTACCAAAGCTGGCGTAGAGGCTATTAACAATGAAAATCGCTTTCGGGTTCATGCGCCCATCATCAACTTAACCAAAGCAGAAATTATTCAGCTGGGCAACACACTCGGGGTTGATTACGCTCAAACGGTATCTTGCTATCAAGCCAATGATTTAGGCGAAGCTTGCGGGGAATGTGAATCCTGTCGCTTAAGGCAGGTTGGCTTTAAGCAAGCTCATGTGAGTGATCCCACTCGCTATCGTAAAAACAAATAA
- a CDS encoding NAD-dependent succinate-semialdehyde dehydrogenase, translating into MQKMDIRNLLKDPSLFKELAFIDNEWVQSSSNTSFQVNNPATGEIIAEVANLSVADAEKAIAAADQALTKWKSITGKERAGLMRKWFDLILQNKDDLAILMTLEQGKPLTESTGEVVYGASFIEWYAEEAKRVSGSIPTTIWGDKRFMVLKQPIGVCVAITPWNFPNAMITRKIAPAMAAGCTIVIKPAEQTPLSALALAELAVRAGFPRGVMNIVTADANQSVAIGKALCASPTVRHLSFTGSTEVGRILMAQCAPTVKKLGLELGGHAPFIVFDDADIDAAVVGAIASKYRNSGQTCVCANRIYVHKKIHDVFVEKFANAVQAIKVGNGMEAGISQGPLIDQAAFEKVERHIADALSKGAKLVTGGKPSPLGGTYYEPTILDNVSNDMLITYEETFGPVAPIISFESDEEVVKLANNSQYGLASYFYSRDIGRIWKVAEALEYGMVGVNSGILANEVVPFGGVKQSGLGREGSVFGMDEYLELKYICITL; encoded by the coding sequence ATGCAAAAAATGGATATTCGCAACCTTCTAAAAGATCCAAGCCTTTTCAAAGAGCTGGCCTTTATTGATAACGAATGGGTTCAATCAAGCTCAAATACCTCTTTCCAAGTCAATAATCCAGCCACTGGCGAGATCATTGCAGAAGTTGCTAATTTAAGCGTCGCAGACGCAGAGAAAGCCATCGCCGCTGCCGATCAAGCCCTCACCAAATGGAAAAGTATTACCGGCAAGGAGCGCGCCGGCCTTATGCGCAAATGGTTTGATCTCATTTTGCAAAACAAAGACGATCTTGCCATCTTGATGACTTTGGAACAAGGCAAACCTCTCACGGAATCGACCGGTGAAGTGGTCTATGGCGCATCCTTTATCGAATGGTATGCAGAGGAAGCCAAACGAGTTTCAGGATCGATACCAACCACCATCTGGGGTGATAAGCGCTTCATGGTTCTGAAACAGCCCATAGGTGTTTGTGTAGCCATTACGCCCTGGAACTTTCCGAATGCGATGATCACTCGCAAAATTGCGCCAGCTATGGCAGCGGGCTGCACGATTGTCATCAAGCCTGCCGAGCAAACACCACTATCAGCTTTAGCGCTTGCCGAACTTGCAGTCCGAGCAGGCTTCCCTCGGGGCGTGATGAATATTGTCACTGCTGATGCAAATCAATCGGTCGCCATTGGTAAAGCCTTGTGCGCCTCACCAACAGTTCGTCACCTTTCCTTCACAGGATCAACTGAAGTAGGTCGTATTCTCATGGCACAGTGTGCGCCAACCGTGAAAAAGCTTGGCCTAGAATTAGGTGGTCATGCACCTTTCATTGTTTTTGATGATGCCGATATCGATGCGGCGGTAGTAGGAGCTATAGCTTCCAAATATCGCAACTCCGGTCAAACCTGTGTGTGCGCTAATCGCATCTATGTTCACAAAAAAATTCATGATGTCTTTGTCGAAAAATTTGCCAATGCCGTTCAAGCAATTAAAGTTGGGAATGGCATGGAGGCTGGCATTTCTCAGGGCCCTCTAATTGATCAAGCGGCATTTGAAAAAGTAGAGCGTCATATCGCCGATGCACTGAGCAAAGGTGCTAAGTTAGTCACGGGCGGCAAACCATCCCCTTTAGGCGGGACTTACTACGAACCCACAATTTTGGATAACGTCAGCAATGACATGCTGATTACTTACGAAGAGACCTTTGGGCCAGTTGCTCCAATTATTAGTTTTGAAAGTGACGAGGAAGTAGTCAAGCTGGCTAACAATAGTCAGTACGGCCTAGCATCCTACTTCTATAGCCGTGATATCGGCCGCATTTGGAAGGTGGCTGAGGCTTTGGAATATGGCATGGTGGGCGTCAACAGCGGCATCCTTGCCAACGAGGTAGTACCCTTTGGCGGAGTTAAACAGTCCGGCCTGGGAAGGGAAGGAAGCGTCTTTGGGATGGATGAGTACTTAGAGTTAAAGTACATTTGCATTACGCTTTAA
- the tolB gene encoding Tol-Pal system beta propeller repeat protein TolB, which produces MLQLMKRIVLKLHLFSIAMVALAAGIATPVFAQMNIEITGVGQSLYPIAVMRFKDENKLPTSVTEIIRQDLVRSGYFKNTENGNAVEGDDGTPNYKSWAARGADALVVGSVVQTSNDQFEIRYKLFDIRKSQSLGGLNINSSADNLRAAGHKIADDIIYKLLGERGVFSTRLSYVIKDGKRYRLVISDADGQNIRNAMNSGEPIISPSWSPDGKKVAYVSFEDRKPVIYVHELATGRRISLSNQKGNNSAPAWSPDGRKLAVSLSKDGNTQIYGINADGSGLHRLTRGSTIDTEPQYSADGRYIYFTSDRGGNPQIYRMSSEGEQAEGAKRVTFKQGFVTSPRISPDGKYLAYIANIGGAYRLYILNLATGDSQPLTDGTSDESPSFAANGRYVLYSTKVGGKRVLAAVSVDGNSKQVLSIPGSDVRQPSWGPFMD; this is translated from the coding sequence ATGTTGCAGTTGATGAAAAGAATCGTTTTGAAATTGCATTTATTCAGTATTGCAATGGTTGCTTTGGCCGCTGGTATTGCGACCCCAGTATTCGCGCAAATGAATATTGAAATTACAGGTGTAGGTCAGTCGCTGTACCCAATTGCGGTAATGCGTTTCAAAGATGAAAATAAATTGCCCACTAGCGTTACTGAAATTATTCGCCAAGACTTAGTGCGCAGTGGCTACTTCAAAAACACTGAAAACGGAAATGCTGTTGAAGGCGATGACGGCACACCTAATTACAAATCTTGGGCAGCACGCGGGGCTGATGCCTTAGTGGTTGGTTCAGTTGTACAAACTAGTAACGATCAATTTGAAATTCGCTACAAATTATTTGATATTCGAAAATCACAAAGCCTGGGCGGTTTAAATATCAACTCTAGCGCTGATAATTTACGCGCAGCTGGTCACAAAATTGCCGATGACATCATCTATAAACTCTTAGGTGAGCGCGGCGTCTTCTCGACTCGCCTGTCATATGTCATTAAGGATGGTAAGCGGTATCGCCTTGTAATATCTGATGCTGATGGTCAAAATATTCGCAATGCCATGAATAGCGGAGAACCTATCATCTCCCCATCATGGTCGCCTGATGGCAAGAAAGTAGCGTACGTTTCTTTCGAAGATCGCAAGCCTGTCATCTATGTTCATGAATTAGCAACTGGTCGCCGTATTTCACTCTCAAACCAAAAGGGCAATAACAGCGCTCCAGCATGGTCACCCGATGGCAGAAAGTTAGCGGTCTCACTCTCTAAAGATGGCAATACTCAAATCTACGGTATCAATGCTGATGGGAGTGGCTTGCATCGCTTAACTCGCGGCAGCACGATTGATACAGAACCCCAATACTCTGCTGATGGTCGTTATATCTATTTCACAAGCGATCGTGGTGGTAATCCACAAATCTATCGCATGAGCTCTGAAGGTGAGCAAGCAGAAGGTGCAAAACGCGTTACTTTCAAACAAGGTTTTGTCACTTCACCCAGAATTTCTCCTGACGGAAAATATTTGGCCTACATTGCTAACATTGGTGGTGCGTATCGCCTCTACATTCTGAATTTGGCTACCGGTGACTCTCAACCATTAACTGATGGCACCAGTGACGAATCACCCTCTTTTGCTGCAAACGGTCGCTATGTTCTTTATTCAACCAAAGTGGGTGGCAAACGTGTCTTGGCAGCAGTCTCAGTGGATGGCAACTCCAAGCAGGTATTGAGCATTCCAGGATCTGATGTACGTCAGCCTTCCTGGGGTCCTTTCATGGACTAA
- the nusB gene encoding transcription antitermination factor NusB — MNKSTLNSVQPQASKDNGDGKSAAPKRSLTPRRRAREYALQGVYQSLVVRRAGSLPNSAAIAKQLAEDPAFKRCQLDLFNGIFQGVLDRTDELEAIITPALDRPINELSPVEHAALLIGTYELAADLSVPYKVAINEAVELAKTFGGTDGHKYVNGVLDLLAQKLRAAETQAG, encoded by the coding sequence ATGAATAAGTCGACTCTGAACTCCGTCCAGCCGCAAGCCAGTAAAGATAACGGCGATGGTAAGTCTGCAGCGCCAAAGCGTTCTCTGACACCACGTCGTCGCGCTCGTGAATATGCACTGCAAGGCGTATATCAAAGCCTGGTTGTTCGTCGTGCAGGCAGTCTCCCGAATAGTGCAGCTATCGCAAAGCAGCTAGCGGAGGATCCTGCATTCAAACGTTGCCAACTTGATCTTTTCAATGGCATCTTTCAAGGCGTGCTTGATCGCACTGACGAATTAGAAGCCATCATTACACCCGCACTTGATCGCCCTATTAATGAATTGTCGCCAGTGGAGCATGCAGCCCTTCTGATCGGCACCTATGAATTGGCTGCTGACTTATCTGTACCTTATAAGGTAGCCATTAATGAAGCTGTAGAGCTTGCCAAAACTTTTGGTGGTACCGATGGTCATAAATACGTTAACGGCGTCTTAGACCTCTTGGCACAGAAATTGCGTGCAGCCGAAACACAAGCTGGCTAG
- the ribBA gene encoding bifunctional 3,4-dihydroxy-2-butanone-4-phosphate synthase/GTP cyclohydrolase II has translation MPNTLASTEEIIAELRAGRMVILVDEEDRENEGDLVLAADHVSAEAVNFMAKHGRGLICLTLTRERCQQLNLPLMVRDNGTSMGTNFTVSIEAASGVTTGISAADRALTIKTAVAPNAKPSDLVQPGHIFPLMAQPGGVLIRSGHTEAGCDLAAMAGCSPTSVICEIMKDDGSMARLPDLLEFSKEHQLKIGSIADLIKYRSQHESTVVREGVREFITPWGKFEGIVYRDTPSSCIHIALVHGKPSETNETLVRVHEPVTVLDFLDSNVSTHSWPLAQALQQIAAAPAGVAVLLNASGIAAPNDEDWLAQFQKLNQATDEVKKPLTRKTDFRSYGIGAQILKDIGVGKMRLLANPSPVPSLSGYKLEVTGYTPYQPN, from the coding sequence ATGCCAAATACCCTTGCCTCCACAGAAGAAATCATCGCTGAGCTACGTGCTGGCCGAATGGTCATTCTCGTTGATGAAGAAGATCGTGAGAATGAAGGCGATTTGGTCTTGGCTGCCGATCATGTAAGTGCGGAAGCAGTCAACTTCATGGCCAAGCACGGTCGCGGGCTCATATGCCTGACCTTGACTCGTGAACGCTGCCAGCAGCTCAATTTGCCTCTAATGGTGCGTGATAACGGCACTTCTATGGGAACCAATTTCACTGTCTCAATTGAAGCCGCGAGCGGTGTCACCACAGGCATTTCTGCAGCAGACCGCGCCCTCACCATCAAGACTGCTGTAGCCCCCAATGCAAAACCAAGCGACTTAGTCCAGCCCGGTCATATTTTTCCCTTGATGGCACAACCAGGTGGCGTACTGATTCGTTCTGGCCACACTGAGGCAGGATGCGATCTTGCTGCCATGGCAGGCTGCTCTCCGACATCTGTGATTTGCGAAATCATGAAAGATGATGGCAGCATGGCTCGCTTGCCAGACTTGTTAGAGTTTTCAAAAGAACATCAGCTCAAAATTGGCAGCATTGCTGATTTGATTAAATATCGCAGTCAACACGAGAGCACTGTGGTGCGCGAAGGTGTTCGTGAATTCATCACCCCATGGGGCAAGTTTGAAGGCATTGTTTATCGTGACACTCCAAGCTCATGTATTCATATTGCGCTTGTTCATGGTAAACCTTCTGAAACAAACGAAACGCTAGTACGAGTTCATGAGCCCGTCACCGTTCTTGACTTTTTAGACTCCAATGTCAGCACCCACTCTTGGCCGCTAGCACAGGCTCTTCAGCAAATCGCTGCCGCCCCAGCAGGGGTTGCAGTTCTACTCAATGCCTCGGGTATTGCAGCACCCAATGATGAAGATTGGCTGGCGCAGTTTCAAAAACTGAACCAGGCAACTGATGAAGTAAAGAAGCCTCTTACTCGCAAAACCGATTTCCGCAGCTACGGTATTGGCGCTCAAATCTTAAAAGATATCGGTGTGGGCAAAATGCGCTTACTAGCGAACCCAAGCCCTGTGCCCAGCCTTTCTGGTTATAAGCTTGAGGTTACTGGCTACACTCCGTATCAACCCAATTAA
- the ybgF gene encoding tol-pal system protein YbgF, translating to MMVPLYPSKQTLSRAFCLSAALFFFSTSNSAWALFSDDEARKAILDLRKSLATTQLELQSQIDKLKTENAELRGKLEELEKQGADISSSQKTYYQDLDTRLGNFEPRTITIEGVSGTVQPGEKKAYDDALKAFQTGSLKKAEDSFAAFTAKYPKSPYLPLALYWSGNSKYANKDYAGAISQLQSLIKRYPNHPRVPAAMVTLGNSQLESGNKAAAKKTLSEIVAKYPDTEAAKDAQQLLAATK from the coding sequence ATGATGGTTCCTTTATACCCTTCTAAACAAACGCTCTCACGAGCGTTTTGTTTAAGTGCCGCACTATTTTTCTTCAGCACATCTAATAGCGCATGGGCACTGTTCTCAGACGATGAGGCTCGCAAGGCAATTTTAGATCTACGTAAATCGCTGGCTACTACTCAGCTTGAGCTCCAAAGCCAAATCGATAAACTCAAAACTGAGAATGCAGAACTACGAGGAAAATTAGAAGAACTTGAAAAACAAGGTGCAGATATTTCGTCTAGCCAGAAGACTTATTACCAAGATTTAGATACTCGCCTTGGCAATTTTGAACCACGCACAATTACCATTGAAGGGGTGAGTGGCACAGTTCAACCTGGTGAGAAAAAAGCCTATGACGATGCTCTGAAAGCATTTCAGACAGGTAGTCTGAAAAAAGCTGAAGATAGCTTTGCTGCCTTTACTGCTAAATATCCGAAGAGCCCCTATTTACCACTCGCTCTCTACTGGAGCGGCAACAGCAAGTACGCCAATAAAGATTACGCTGGTGCGATCAGCCAGCTCCAAAGCCTGATTAAGCGCTACCCGAATCATCCACGCGTTCCCGCCGCAATGGTGACTTTAGGCAATTCTCAATTAGAGAGCGGCAATAAGGCGGCTGCCAAGAAAACGCTTAGCGAGATCGTTGCAAAGTATCCTGATACTGAAGCAGCCAAAGATGCACAGCAATTGCTTGCTGCCACCAAGTAA
- the pal gene encoding peptidoglycan-associated lipoprotein Pal, with amino-acid sequence MKVSIARRAATFTLIGATAFLMAACSSVKLDDTDGANGSGGSGSFGSQPWNDPKSPLFEKSVYFGFDEYTVQTKYQKMLSAHASYLKANSNQKIIVQGNTDDRGTAEYNLALGQRRSDAVRKSLNLMGVSDNQIEAVSFGKEKPKAEGDNEAAWAENRRADIVYITN; translated from the coding sequence ATGAAAGTTTCTATCGCACGCCGTGCCGCTACATTTACCCTGATTGGTGCTACTGCATTTTTAATGGCAGCTTGCTCCAGCGTGAAGTTAGATGACACTGATGGCGCCAATGGCAGTGGCGGTAGTGGTAGTTTTGGCTCCCAACCTTGGAATGATCCCAAGAGCCCACTCTTTGAGAAGAGTGTTTACTTTGGCTTTGATGAGTACACCGTGCAGACTAAATATCAAAAAATGTTGTCTGCTCACGCAAGCTACTTAAAAGCGAATTCGAATCAAAAAATTATCGTTCAAGGCAATACTGACGATCGTGGCACAGCCGAATACAACCTGGCACTCGGGCAACGTCGTTCAGATGCTGTTCGTAAATCACTGAACTTAATGGGCGTCTCTGATAATCAAATCGAAGCCGTCAGCTTTGGCAAAGAAAAACCAAAAGCTGAAGGTGATAATGAAGCAGCTTGGGCAGAAAACCGCCGCGCTGACATTGTTTATATTACGAACTAA